The Parcubacteria group bacterium genome includes a region encoding these proteins:
- a CDS encoding magnesium transporter CorA family protein, whose product MKQITENNLTWVDIEKPTQEDIEWIKNNFNFHKLTLEELIPASSREKVEQFPDYLFLVMYVPVFNKKNRTTKPTELDVLITQSHIITVHDEPIEPLGSFLKKCQAIGIREDCFGKTSGHLLYYLIEDVLSFAARQLVHIAKNIERIEDGIFKNIERDMIKEISFIKRDILDFRIAIKPMHRILISLGEKSKNFWLESGDLAVYLNDLTSDYERAWSEADNYMETINALEATNTNLLNDKTNAIVKTFTILSFITFPTMLIITLLQVDMVTNPIRNLPYDFWIIVGFAMLTVLGMWLYFKTRKWL is encoded by the coding sequence ATGAAACAAATTACCGAAAATAATTTGACCTGGGTTGATATTGAGAAACCGACCCAAGAAGACATTGAATGGATTAAAAATAATTTTAATTTTCATAAATTAACTTTAGAAGAATTAATCCCCGCCTCGTCGAGAGAAAAAGTTGAACAATTCCCCGACTATCTTTTCTTGGTCATGTACGTGCCCGTTTTTAACAAAAAAAATCGGACCACAAAACCGACGGAACTTGATGTTTTAATAACCCAAAGCCATATCATTACCGTCCACGACGAACCAATTGAACCACTTGGGTCGTTCTTAAAAAAATGCCAAGCGATCGGCATACGAGAAGATTGTTTCGGGAAAACCTCCGGTCATCTTTTGTATTATTTAATAGAAGACGTATTAAGTTTCGCGGCGCGCCAGCTGGTTCACATCGCAAAAAACATAGAGCGCATTGAAGACGGGATATTTAAAAATATAGAGCGCGATATGATTAAAGAGATTTCCTTCATCAAAAGAGATATTTTGGATTTTAGAATCGCCATCAAGCCAATGCACCGAATACTAATTTCACTCGGAGAAAAGAGTAAAAATTTTTGGTTAGAATCTGGCGACCTTGCGGTTTATCTTAACGATCTTACAAGCGATTACGAGCGGGCGTGGAGCGAGGCTGATAATTATATGGAAACGATAAACGCGCTTGAGGCAACAAATACTAATCTTTTAAACGATAAAACAAACGCGATTGTAAAAACATTCACAATTCTTTCTTTCATAACATTCCCGACAATGCTTATAATTACACTTTTGCAAGTTGACATGGTTACTAATCCGATCAGAAATCTGCCATATGATTTTTGGATTATTGTCGGTTTTGCGATGCTTACGGTTCTAGGAATGTGGCTTTATTTTAAAACGAGAAAATGGCTATAA
- a CDS encoding nucleotide exchange factor GrpE — MNEENKNEIENLKKQAEEYLNGWKRAKADYLNLKKEMESQGIEIKDWMSKIMLLPLLGIMDGFDKAFANIPESIATDGWIKGIEGIKKQLEDYLKSQGVEAMAAKGEKFDPIKHEAVESVEGGESQIVAEELQKGYLKNGEVLRPAKVKVYK, encoded by the coding sequence ATGAACGAAGAAAATAAAAATGAAATTGAAAATTTAAAAAAACAAGCCGAAGAATATTTAAATGGCTGGAAAAGGGCTAAGGCAGACTACCTTAACCTTAAAAAAGAAATGGAGTCGCAAGGTATAGAGATTAAAGATTGGATGTCAAAGATAATGCTGTTACCGCTTCTTGGAATTATGGATGGTTTTGATAAAGCATTTGCCAATATTCCAGAAAGTATTGCGACCGACGGCTGGATTAAAGGAATAGAAGGTATTAAAAAACAACTTGAAGATTATCTTAAATCGCAAGGAGTTGAAGCGATGGCGGCAAAAGGTGAAAAGTTTGATCCGATAAAACACGAGGCGGTGGAATCAGTAGAGGGAGGCGAGTCTCAAATTGTCGCGGAAGAATTACAAAAAGGTTATCTCAAAAATGGCGAAGTTTTGCGTCCGGCAAAAGTAAAAGTATATAAATAA
- a CDS encoding DnaJ domain-containing protein, which produces MAKDYYEILGVQKSASDDEIKRAYRKLAHQYHPDKNKGDDKKFKEINEAYQILGNRDKRKQYDRFGSSFENQGFSSREGFGDFGGLSDILEELFGFGRRSHAERGEGGFGFDFGRGGGFGRQWSTVQTTLVIDFVTAVLGGDVEVSVRGERIRLKIPSGIQNNEALVHHGKNGDIIFIINIKMPKHISKKAKELLEELRNEVD; this is translated from the coding sequence ATGGCAAAAGATTATTACGAAATTTTAGGAGTGCAAAAGAGCGCGTCTGATGATGAAATTAAGCGCGCTTACAGAAAATTGGCGCACCAATATCATCCCGACAAAAATAAAGGTGACGATAAAAAATTCAAAGAAATAAATGAGGCATATCAGATTTTAGGAAACCGTGATAAGCGAAAACAATACGACAGATTCGGGAGTTCTTTTGAGAATCAGGGATTTTCAAGTAGGGAAGGTTTTGGCGATTTTGGCGGTCTGTCGGATATTTTGGAAGAATTGTTTGGCTTTGGCCGCCGAAGCCACGCGGAGCGGGGCGAAGGCGGCTTTGGTTTTGATTTTGGTAGGGGAGGAGGGTTTGGCCGCCAATGGTCAACCGTGCAGACGACTTTAGTTATTGATTTTGTAACCGCCGTATTGGGAGGAGATGTTGAAGTTTCCGTAAGAGGCGAAAGAATAAGACTTAAAATTCCTTCCGGCATTCAAAATAACGAAGCCCTGGTGCATCACGGTAAAAACGGTGATATAATTTTTATTATCAACATTAAAATGCCTAAACATATTTCTAAAAAAGCAAAAGAGCTTCTTGAAGAATTAAGAAATGAGGTGGATTAA
- the dnaK gene encoding molecular chaperone DnaK, with protein MTKILGIDLGTTNSAMAITEGGTPKIIENKEGNRTTPSIVAVSKGNERLAGLLAKRQAVVNPENTLFSIKRLIGRRWDDPEILRDQKWLPYQIRKSESGGVEIKMADKWYRPEEISALVLQKLKADAEEKLGEKITEAIITVPAYFDDSQRQATKNAGEIAGLKVLRIINEPTAAALAYGLDKKKSEQIVVYDFGGGTFDVSVLEIGDDTIEVKSTGGDTHLGGDDFDQRITNYLADLFKKEQGIDLSKDAMALSRLKEGAEKAKHELSTVLETEINLPFITSDASGPKHFITKMTRAKLEELVHDFIAASIELTKQTVKEAKFALTDVDEVVLVGGQTRMPAIVEAVKNLFGKEPHKGINPDEVVALGAAVQGGVMAGDVRDILLLDVTPLTLGIETLGGVATPMISKNTTVPTAKTQTFSTAADNQPQVEIHILQGERPMSTDNKTLGKFILDGILPAPRGVPQIEVTFDIDANGILNVSAIDKATNKKQAITITASTSLSKEEIEKMKKEAEVNAVEDAKKKETIEIKNSAESMVYMSEKALKDAGEKIKPEDKKTIEERIEALKKIKDGADVEAIKKASTELSTEIQKIGEALYKKDEASKEETKPEESKEEPSSAPQSGATEGAAEGEPRPEGREGK; from the coding sequence ATGACAAAGATTTTAGGAATTGACTTAGGCACCACCAATTCGGCAATGGCGATTACCGAAGGCGGCACTCCAAAGATAATTGAAAACAAAGAGGGCAACAGAACGACGCCCTCTATAGTTGCTGTATCAAAAGGCAACGAACGGCTAGCCGGTCTTTTGGCCAAGCGGCAGGCAGTAGTTAATCCGGAAAATACTCTTTTTTCCATAAAGCGTCTTATCGGCCGCCGGTGGGATGATCCGGAAATTTTACGCGACCAAAAATGGCTGCCATATCAGATTAGAAAATCCGAATCAGGGGGTGTTGAAATTAAAATGGCGGATAAATGGTATCGGCCTGAAGAAATTTCAGCACTGGTATTGCAGAAGTTAAAAGCGGATGCTGAAGAAAAACTCGGAGAAAAAATTACCGAAGCAATTATTACGGTTCCGGCTTATTTTGATGATTCCCAAAGACAAGCGACAAAAAACGCCGGCGAAATCGCAGGTTTAAAAGTTTTAAGAATTATCAACGAACCGACGGCGGCGGCTTTAGCTTACGGTTTGGATAAAAAGAAATCAGAGCAAATTGTAGTTTATGATTTTGGTGGCGGCACATTTGATGTTTCGGTTTTAGAAATTGGCGATGATACGATTGAAGTTAAATCAACCGGCGGCGATACGCATCTTGGGGGCGACGATTTTGACCAGCGTATTACTAATTATCTCGCGGATCTATTTAAAAAAGAACAAGGGATTGATTTATCAAAAGACGCCATGGCTCTTTCGCGCCTTAAAGAAGGTGCCGAGAAAGCCAAACACGAACTTTCCACGGTTTTAGAGACTGAAATAAACCTTCCGTTCATTACTTCAGATGCTTCCGGACCCAAACATTTCATAACCAAAATGACTCGCGCTAAACTGGAAGAATTGGTTCATGATTTTATTGCCGCATCTATTGAGCTCACAAAACAAACGGTTAAAGAAGCAAAGTTTGCCCTAACCGATGTGGATGAGGTTGTTCTTGTCGGCGGCCAAACCAGAATGCCGGCGATAGTTGAAGCGGTAAAAAATCTTTTTGGCAAAGAACCGCATAAGGGTATTAATCCCGACGAAGTTGTTGCTCTTGGCGCGGCGGTTCAGGGCGGCGTTATGGCCGGCGATGTCCGCGATATTCTGCTTTTGGATGTTACGCCTTTGACTCTCGGCATTGAAACTTTGGGCGGCGTTGCTACTCCTATGATTTCTAAAAATACGACTGTTCCGACGGCAAAAACCCAGACATTTTCAACGGCAGCCGACAATCAACCGCAGGTAGAAATTCATATTCTACAGGGCGAACGGCCAATGTCGACCGATAATAAAACGCTCGGCAAGTTTATTTTAGACGGCATTCTTCCTGCGCCTCGGGGCGTTCCTCAAATTGAAGTTACTTTTGATATTGACGCCAATGGTATTTTGAATGTTTCCGCGATTGATAAAGCAACCAATAAAAAACAGGCGATTACTATTACCGCTTCCACAAGCTTATCCAAAGAAGAAATTGAGAAAATGAAAAAAGAAGCCGAAGTGAATGCGGTCGAAGATGCGAAGAAAAAAGAAACGATAGAAATTAAAAATTCCGCCGAATCAATGGTATATATGTCCGAAAAGGCCTTAAAAGATGCTGGTGAAAAAATAAAACCGGAAGATAAAAAGACAATTGAAGAAAGGATTGAGGCTCTTAAAAAAATAAAAGATGGCGCCGATGTTGAAGCGATTAAAAAAGCGTCAACTGAACTTTCAACTGAAATCCAAAAAATCGGCGAGGCATTATACAAAAAAGATGAAGCTTCAAAAGAAGAAACAAAACCAGAAGAGAGTAAGGAAGAACCCTCCTCCGCCCCGCAAAGCGGGGCTACGGAGGGCGCCGCCGAAGGCGAGCCTCGCCCCGAAGGGCGGGAGGGAAAATAA